The following are encoded in a window of Ogataea parapolymorpha DL-1 chromosome VII, whole genome shotgun sequence genomic DNA:
- a CDS encoding Ketol-acid reductoisomerase, mitochondrial — protein sequence MYVARISRTAGSRAAAAISRRALSSATRSVRPTLTRTQVSGVRGIKKINFGGVEEIVHERADWPREKLLEYFKNDTLALIGYGSQGYGQGLNLRDNGLNVIIGVRKNGASWKAAIEDGWVPGENLFDVTEAIEKGTIVMNLLSDAAQSETWPTIKPLLTEGKTLYFSHGFSPVFKELTHVVPPTNIDVILAAPKGSGRTVRSLFKEGRGINSSYAVWNDVTGKAEEKAIALAVAIGSGYVYQTTFEREVNSDLYGERGCLMGGIHGMFLAQYEVLRENGHSPSEAFNETVEEATQSLYPLIGKYGMDYMYDACSTTARRGALDWYPVFKDALKPVFQKLYTSVKDGSETKRSLEFNSQADYRERLEEELQTIRNMEIWKVGKEVRKLRPENN from the coding sequence ATGTACGTTGCCAGAATATCCAGAACCGCCGGCTCTAGAGCCGCTGCCGCTATATCCAGAAGAGCTCTCTCTAGCGCTACCAGATCTGTCAGACCAACCTTGACCAGAACCCAAGTTTCTGGTGTCAGAGgtatcaagaagatcaactTTGGTGGTGTCGAGGAGATCGTCCACGAGAGAGCTGACTGGCCAAGAGAGAAGCTCCTTGAGTACTTCAAGAACGACACTCTTGCTCTGATTGGTTACGGTTCCCAAGGTTACGGCCAAGGTTTGAACTTGAGAGACAACGGTTTGAACGTCATCATTGGTGTCAGAAAGAATGGTGCTTCTTGGAAGGCTGCCATTGAGGACGGATGGGTTCCAGGTGAGAACTTGTTCGACGTCACTGAGGCCATTGAGAAGGGAACCATCGTCATGAACCTGCTTTCTGACGCTGCTCAGTCCGAGACCTGGCCTACCATCAAGCCATTGCTCACCGAGGGAAAGACCCTGTACTTCTCCCACGGATTCTCTCCTGTCTTCAAGGAGTTGACCCACGTTGTGCCACCAACCAACATCGACGTGATCCTGGCTGCTCCAAAGGGTTCTGGTAGAACTGTGAGATCGCTCTTTAAGGAGGGCAGAGGTATCAACTCTTCTTACGCCGTCTGGAACGACGTTACTGGTAAGGCCGAGGAGAAGGCCATTGCTCTGGCTGTTGCCATTGGATCTGGTTACGTTTACCAGACCACCTTCGAGAGAGAAGTCAACTCTGACTTGTACGGTGAGAGAGGATGTTTGATGGGAGGTATCCACGGTATGTTCCTTGCTCAATACGAGGTCTTGAGAGAGAACGGCCACTCTCCATCGGAGGCTTTCAACGAGACTGTCGAGGAGGCTACCCAATCCTTGTACCCATTGATTGGAAAGTATGGTATGGATTACATGTACGATGCATGCTCCACCACTGCTAGAAGAGGTGCTCTTGACTGGTACCCAGTCTTCAAGGACGCTTTGAAGCCagtcttccaaaaattgtACACTTCTGTGAAGGACGGCTCGGAGACCAAGAGATCTCTCGAGTTCAACTCTCAAGCTGACTACAGAGAGAGattggaggaggagttgCAGACCATCAGAAACATGGAGATCTGGAAGGTCGGAAAAGAGGTCAGAAAGTTGAGACCAGAGAACAACTAA
- a CDS encoding Lanosterol 14-alpha-demethylase, whose translation MLSQFVAQYYEELITAIQAAMISYAIYSLVLYPLYFHPLAAIPGPKICALTKYWILFVSWSENRNRYVHHLHKKYGPIVRIGPEEIDISDPDYLKDIYINNFDKTSFYTQFANFGSFNTFSTVEKKTHRDSRKVSAKLYSKSNVVSKPFQAKIRAVMSTLLKMLDQNQDRRLNTFHLWSVMAMDTITSFSFGNKVCKSLLDDFFGEGEAVIKAFMIQSSSWFWTTQIPQLYDLVVPSYVGKASKIACDWINSQFSECLEKDPGNTNTLVGVLMGTNGEKLFDARRARSEIFDHVAAGHNTTGTTLSYAFYELARDPKKQERLRAELAGLNGGNLASTNHQSLLYSDVEELPYLSAFTQEVFRIYAAIPGQEPRRAPKGGFRWRGSKETSSTFIPEGTVVVMQPWSLHRDPTVFEHPEVFNPDRWLVDDEQKLRAMNRQMMQFGSGSRMCLGLHIATCEIKLCLSNVISRHDVSLVDGYDYEANAQMKDIYTTIPRSGDMPLKFRALVV comes from the coding sequence ATGTTGTCACAGTTCGTCGCTCAATACTACGAAGAGCTGATCACGGCCATACAGGCCGCCATGATTAGCTATGCGATCTACTCACTTGTACTTTACCCTCTGTATTTCCACCCGCTAGCGGCAATTCCTGGTCCTAAAATATGTGCATTGACTAAATACTGGATTCTTTTTGTCAGCTGGTCAGAAAACCGCAACAGGTACGTTCACCATCTCCACAAGAAGTATGGACCCATAGTGAGGATTGGCCCCGAAGAGATTGATATCTCTGACCCCGATTATCTCAAAGATATCTATATCAATAATTTTGATAAGACCAGTTTCTACACACAATTTGCCAATTTCGGCTCTTTCAACACTTTTTCCACTgtcgagaaaaaaaccCACAGAGACAGTAGGAAGGTGTCTGCGAAGCTCTACTCCAAATCCAATGTTGTTTCCAAGCCATTTCAGGCAAAAATAAGGGCCGTGATGAGCACTCTCCTTAAAATGCTGGACCAAAACCAGGACAGACGACTCAACACGTTCCATTTGTGGTCTGTCATGGCAATGGACACCATCACTAGTTTTTCGTTTGGCAACAAGGTGTGCAagtcgctgctggacgatTTTTTTGGGGAAGGAGAAGCAGTCATTAAAGCTTTTATGATCCAGTCGTCTTCGTGGTTTTGGACTACACAGATACCACAGCTGTACGACTTGGTGGTTCCTTCGTACGTTGGAAAGGCATCCAAAATAGCCTGTGACTGGATTAATAGCCAGTTCAGCGAATGTTTGGAGAAAGACCCTGGAAATACAAACACACTGGTTGGTGTCCTGATGGGGACGAATGGCGAAAAACTATTCGACGCTCGTCGAGCAAGGTCCGAGATATTCGACCACGTTGCCGCTGGCCACAATACCACGGGTACAACCCTTAGTTACGCTTTCTACGAGCTGGCTCGGGACCCCAAAAAACAGGAAAGACTCAGGGCCGAGCTCGCTGGTCTAAACGGAGGAAACCTTGCAAGCACCAATCACCAGTCGCTGCTATATTCCGACGTTGAGGAACTTCCATATTTATCGGCATTCACGCAGGAGGTGTTCCGTATTTATGCCGCCATCCCGGGCCAGGAGCCTCGTCGAGCTCCTAAAGGGGGCTTCCGCTGGAGAGGTTCCAAAGAAACATCATCGACATTCATTCCCGAAGGAACTGTCGTTGTCATGCAGCCATGGTCATTGCACCGCGACCCAACCGTCTTTGAGCACCCCGAAGTGTTCAATCCAGACAGATGGCTCGTTGATGACGAGCAAAAACTTAGAGCAATGAACAGACAGATGATGCAGTTTGGATCTGGCTCCCGTATGTGTCTAGGGCTGCATATTGCCACGTGCGAGATCAAACTATGTCTAAGCAATGTGATCAGCAGGCACGATGTGTCTCTAGTCGATGGGTATGACTACGAAGCCAACGCACAAATGAAAGATATCTATACAACGATTCCGAGATCTGGAGACATGCCTCTCAAATTCAGGGCTCTGGTGGTGTAG
- a CDS encoding GTPase-activating protein GYP2: protein MDFFKDIVSKTQTILDGSTSSKRLGKDELLCADFRLPEGERIVDEASVEVVLSPRHLSQPHSSESSVVVFSGKLTLTNNFLTFKDSYDPVACSFVIELLMIQKIQRLHRSFDFAIQLHTTSDLEFTIQFLGIKSQAERFGQNLTRSLKQNVNEVSRMNLFLMGLYSEYLLYKNKSSRLKIDAPPTGGLGWVFKFPGNAQKMNDRLKMKKWFDFFREYGRNFALIKNIPFYRLVSYGLPNKLRGELWETCCGSIYLRYKNFDEYNKLLVDFDGMKSFAIEEIEKDLNRSLPEYPAYQTEEGINRLRRVLTAYSWKNPDIGYCQAMNIVTAALLIYMSEEQVFWCLYVLCERIIPGYYSQTMYGVLLDQKVFEALVKKTMPILGDHFAKQDIQLSIVSLPWFLSFFLNTMPLVFAFRVVDMLLLHGPRTLFQVGLAILKVNGEALLNCEDDGECLAVFKEFFMTLDDPEPSLVNPDKMRSKFDNLWEVAFREFSVIDEKLITQYRSKHKNEVFHGIEIFVKRAAIRNLPKTPNLNNDQLSNIYDRYYNALISENNAAIGRANLTMDYNSFVKFMAHLVDWVDADTDPSQALFLQRLFTAWSKGEDHLTLETIVLGINKLIDKDIMNSLSNFIELYDDGSGKIRSESVLQLAEDLIFVTAPWRNGYIFDDITNKEIETEIAKKIIERKRVLKEQGLDANDEEIKLPQEVRFNEEKWKNKQSERYLASSSKFLKMAFQYAQEEQDPQAPLIDLGDDESEKLKHNKALDPSNPTYITPSTFRMIILADDTYESFFQHDFWKSFHVNDKVSESLGVVNNLRGIFTNFLADGRRVANEVRKRMDDATKSVATSEQSSVTTRTSRAQTMSSYNEEDEDDFGNFQSPLNDVFNELSIGGTKETQESKEKTPDQ from the coding sequence ATGGACTTCTTTAAGGACATTGTTTCCAAAACACAGACGATCCTGGATGGGTCGACATCGTCGAAGCGACTGGGAAAAGACGAACTTTTATGCGCGGATTTTCGGCTCCCTGAAGGCGAGCGAATAGTGGACGAGGCGTCCGTCGAAGTGGTCCTAAGCCCTCGGCACCTGAGCCAGCCCCACTCTTCGGAGAGCTCGGTCGTTGTTTTCAGCGGAAAACTCACCTTGACAAACAACTTTCTTACATTCAAAGATTCCTACGATCCTGTGGCATGTTCATTCGTCATTGAGCTGCTAATGATACAGAAAATTCAAAGACTTCATCGCTCCTTCGATTTTGCAATTCAATTGCACACAACCAGTGATTTGGAGTTTACCATACAGTTTTTGGGCATAAAGTCACAGGCAGAGCGTTTTGGACAGAACTTGACACGGTCTCTGAAACAGAATGTCAACGAAGTGTCGAGAATGAATTTATTCTTGATGGGACTGTATTCCGAGTATCTCCTTTacaaaaataaatcgtCCAGACTGAAGATAGATGCGCCTCCAACTGGAGGGCTTGGATGGGTGTTCAAGTTCCCTGGGAACGCGCAGAAAATGAATGACAGACTAAAAATGAAAAAGTGGTTTGACTTCTTTAGAGAGTACGGACGCAATTTCGCATTGATCAAAAACATACCATTCTACAGGCTTGTCAGTTACGGCCTGCCAAACAAGCTGCGAGGAGAATTATGGGAGACATGTTGCGGGTCGATATACCTTCGATACAAGAATTTTGATGAGTACAACAAACTGCTGGTGGACTTTGACGGTATGAAATCTTTTGCAATTgaggaaatcgaaaaaGATCTCAACAGGTCCCTACCTGAATATCCGGCATACCAGACAGAGGAGGGTATCAACAGGCTTCGAAGAGTGCTGACTGCTTATTCTTGGAAGAACCCCGATATTGGATACTGCCAAGCTATGAATATTGTCACGGCTGCCCTTTTGATCTACATGTCTGAAGAACAAGTTTTCTGGTGCCTTTATGTTCTATGTGAGAGAATCATTCCAGGATACTACTCACAGACAATGTATGGCGTTTTGCTTGACCAGAAAGTTTTTGAGGCTCTTGTCAAGAAGACAATGCCTATACTTGGAGACCATTTTGCCAAACAGGATATTCAACTATCCATTGTCTCTCTACCGTGGTTCCTTTCATTCTTTCTCAACACCATGCCATTGGTGTTTGCATTCAGAGTTGTGGATATGTTGCTTTTGCATGGCCCAAGGACGTTGTTTCAGGTTGGCCTGGCGATTTTGAAAGTAAATGGCGAAGCGTTGTTGAATTGCGaggacgacggcgagtGTTTAGCGGTCTTCAAAGAATTTTTCATGACGCTTGATGATCCAGAACCTTCTCTTGTGAACCCTGACAAGATGAGAAGCAAGTTCGATAACTTGTGGGAGGTCGCATTTCGTGAGTTTTCCGTGATTGACGAAAAGCTGATTACGCAGTACCGCTCGAAACACAAAAATGAGGTGTTCCATGGAATAGAGATATTCGTGAAGAGGGCTGCTATTAGAAACCTGCCCAAGACTCCTAACCTGAACAACGACCAACTGTCCAACATTTACGACCGCTACTACAATGCTCTGATTTCGGAGAACAATGCTGCTATCGGCAGAGCCAATCTCACAATGGACTACAACTCGTTTGTAAAATTCATGGCTCATTTGGTTGACTGGGTTGATGCCGACACAGATCCATCGCAGGCTCTGTTTCTACAAAGGCTCTTCACTGCATGGTCGAAAGGCGAAGACCATCTCACTTTGGAGACTATCGTTCTTGGTATCAACAAACTGATCGACAAGGACATCATGAACTCACTCTCCAACTTCATTGAGCTATACGATGATGGGTCAGGCAAGATTCGTAGTGAATCTGTTCTGCAACTTGCAGAGGATCTCATTTTCGTGACAGCTCCGTGGAGAAACGGATATATTTTTGACGATATAACCAACAAGGAGATAGAAACCGAGATTGCAAAGAAAATTATTGAACGCAAAAGAGTTCTCAAAGAACAAGGATTAGACGCCAACGATGAGGAAATCAAGCTTCCGCAGGAAGTTCGTTTTAACGAGGAGAAATGGAAGAACAAACAGAGCGAGAGATATCTTGCTTCCAGCTCCAAATTCCTAAAAATGGCATTCCAATATGCTCAGGAAGAACAGGATCCACAGGCCCCTCTCATCGATCTGGGAGACGACGAGTCAGAGAAACTCAAACATAACAAGGCCCTTGATCCTTCCAATCCAACATATATCACGCCATCTACTTTCAGAATGATAATTTTGGCGGACGACACGTACGAATCATTCTTCCAACATGACTTTTGGAAATCGTTCCATGTCAACGATAAAGTGAGCGAAAGCCTTGGTGTGGTGAACAACTTGCGAGGCATCTTCACCAACTTCTTAGCCGACGGCCGCAGGGTGGCCAACGAGGTGCGCAAGAGAATGGACGACGCTACAAAGTCGGTGGCAACATCTGAACAGAGTTCTGTCACCACAAGAACTTCGCGGGCACAAACAATGTCATCATAcaatgaagaagatgaggacgacTTTGGCAATTTCCAGTCGCCGTTGAACGATGTTTTCAACGAACTATCAATAGGCGGAACTAAAGAAACACAGGAAAGTAAGGAGAAGACTCCGGATCAATAG
- a CDS encoding Deoxyhypusine synthase — protein sequence MSGFPDLATDAVLKQSVPVPEHFQEVKGVDYSKPESRNARASDLIDSMKTMGFQGSSLAKACEIIDEMRTWRGKHISELAEHERKGEFDENGYQKTTIFMGYTSNLISSGLRDTLRFLVQHKMVSAIVASAGGIEEDLIKCLAPTYMGDFALPGKQLRDDGMNRIGNLIVPNDNYCKFEEWIVPVLDKMLEEQEAFAVKNGANALDADVPFWTPSKVIDRLGQEINDESSVLYWAHKNQIPIFCPALTDGSIGDMLFFHTFKASPKQLRIDIVQDIRRINSLSMEASRAGMLILGGGLIKHHICNACLMRNGADYAVYINTGQEFDGSDAGARPDEAVSWGKIKADAKSVKVFADVSLVLPLIVAATFAKE from the coding sequence ATGTCTGGGTTCCCTGATCTAGCCACAGATGCTGTTTTGAAGCAGTCCGTGCCTGTCCCCGAGCACTTTCAAGAAGTGAAGGGTGTTGATTATTCGAAGCCTGAGAGTCGCAACGCCCGCGCCTCGGACCTCATCGACTCCATGAAGACCATGGGCTTCCAGGGCTCTTCTCTGGCCAAGGCTTGTGAAATCATTGACGAAATGAGGACCTGGAGAGGGAAGCACATTTCAGAACTTGCCGAACATGAGCGTAAAGGAgagtttgacgagaacGGGTATCAGAAAACGACCATCTTCATGGGGTACACCTCGAACTTGATCTCTTCCGGTCTCAGAGATACCCTACGGTTCCTGGTCCAGCACAAGATGGTGTCCGCCATTGTTGCATCAGCTGGAGGAATTGAAGAGGACTTGATCAAATGTCTTGCTCCGACTTACATGGGCGACTTTGCTCTGCCTGGAAAACAGCTTAGAGATGACGGTATGAACAGAATTGGAAACTTGATTGTGCCTAACGACAACTATTGCAAGTTCGAGGAGTGGATTGTGCCCGTTCTGGACAAAAtgctggaggagcaggaagcTTTTGCTGTCAAAAACGGCGCCAACGCTCTGGACGCGGATGTCCCTTTCTGGACACCATCCAAGGTCATTGATCGTTTGGGACAGGAAATCAACGACGAGTCCTCGGTGTTGTATTGGGCCCATAAAAATCAGATCCCCATCTTCTGTCCTGCTCTGACCGACGGCAGTATTGGTGATATGCTTTTCTTCCATACTTTCAAGGCTTCTCCTAAGCAGCTGAGAATCGATATCGTTCAGGATATCAGACGCATCAACTCTTTGTCCATGGAGGCCTCGCGCGCAGGAATGTTGATCCTTGGAGGTGGTCTGATCAAGCACCATATTTGCAACGCTTGCTTAATGAGAAATGGAGCAGACTACGCTGTCTATATCAACACCGGCCAAGAATTCGATGGCTCGGATGCTGGTGCTCGTCCTGATGAGGCTGTGTCCTGGGGAAAAATCAAGGCAGATGCCAAGAGCGTCAAGGTTTTCGCCGATGTCTCATTGGTGTTACCATTGATTGTGGCTGCTACTTTTGCGAAAGAATAA
- a CDS encoding Mitochondrial peroxiredoxin PRX1 codes for MSIPKPDNGTLRLGSIAPDFTADTSNGPISFHEYIGDSWAVLFSHPDDFTPVCTTELGAFAKLEPEFAKRGVKLIGLSANGTDSHKAWIKDIDEVTGSKLTFPIIADPKREVALKYDMIDYQDATNVDDKGVQLTIRSVFIIDPKKTIRLILTYPASTGRNTAEVLRVIDSLQTGDKYRVTTPINWVPGDDVIVHPSVSNEEAKTLFPKFRTIKPYLRLTPLDVSK; via the coding sequence ATGTCAATTCCAAAGCCAGACAACGGAACCCTCAGACTCGGATCTATTGCTCCAGACTTCACGGCCGACACCTCTAACGGTCCAATTTCGTTCCACGAGTACATTGGCGACTCTTGGGCTGTTCTGTTCTCTCACCCAGACGACTTCACCCCAGTCTGCACCACCGAACTTGGTGCTTTTGCCAAATTGGAGCCAGAGTTCGCCAAGAGAGGTGTGAAGCTCATTGGTCTGTCTGCTAACGGTACCGACTCTCACAAGGCCTGGATCAaggacatcgacgaggtgaCCGGCTCCAAGCTTACTTTCCCAATCATTGCCGACCCTAAGAGAGAGGTCGCTCTGAAGTACGACATGATCGACTACCAAGATGCTACCAATGTCGACGACAAGGGTGTCCAACTCACCATCAGATCTGTCTTCATTATCGACCCAAAGAAGACCATCAGATTGATCCTGACCTACCCAGCTTCTACTGGTAGAAACACTGCTGAGGTCCTGAGAGTCATTGACTCCCTGCAAACCGGTGACAAGTACAGAGTCACTACTCCTATCAACTGGGTTCCAGGTGACGATGTCATTGTTCACCCAAGCGTCTCCAacgaggaggccaagacCTTGTTCCCTAAATTCAGAACTATCAAGCCATACTTGAGATTGACCCCATTGGACGTGTCTAAATAA
- a CDS encoding Rhizopuspepsin-2, whose product MKFAHLVTFLPLVQALPLSKRDSTELTIQNRLGNYYEIEGVVGDYFTNLSFVINSAQDDSWVWSDQFNTNLSNTFISSTEEFCFQDFVTDMTVSGVYGSDKVFLDSLGIDSLKFGVATTNQVGYSASLGLGSSSSFIEALYNAGQISSRIVSIWLQNNRSPGKIKFGGTDSSLYSGSLTYVDLISYQTDKTNGKYFISLDTIETSSGSKLASGQTGYIDTASVLSYVPSEVLGQITDDLQASVDQNSGLWTVDCGTIETTDLSYKLVFGSTAIEVQANQLFFQESDTCYLTVTETQIDGVVVLGQSFLTSIYLVLDLDKQQVGLAQVDVDQNVVTSCSLCTHSSTSSSSSLTTTSTSLSTSSTSTSSSSTPSSSSSSSSSSSFSSRTSSSSSHSSSSFTSSTFSSSSTLTTSTSTSFTSSSVVPETSSPVSSSSTSSTTSTSSTPSSTFSSSSQSTSTTPLSTPISTSSSSIASTSSFSSSSSTQSCSGSLVTTTYPTSISSGDWTTVSVVTNYVCFFAVSSFETTTETTCTICTSTPPSPEVVTVSSHESSATPQSTLTSTSKNTSSTLTIPTSSTSPRQVTTASSSSTSSISSSSTPESHSSTLASTWITTSTPETPSTYETTVHTGNTVTETLSCSTESAPESTTVTTSSQTPSPSTLTPQEVTSVTPATQSTQTITEDCSCSTSAYVSSGSTIFTVVSTYTSTYPALVTPSTSSSVQSVSKSHAPRLSSLADYSFVSSSSTTPAQTVLTFAGAGVRNQVSLAAILPVLFYIL is encoded by the coding sequence ATGAAATTCGCTCATTTAGTTACTTTTCTGCCTCTTGTGCAGGCACTTCCGCTCTCTAAGCGCGACAGCACCGAACTGACCATTCAGAATCGACTGGGCAACTACTATGAGATTGAAGGTGTTGTAGGGGACTACTTCACCAACCTTTCGTTCGTTATCAACTCTGCTCAAGACGACTCTTGGGTCTGGTCTGACCAATTCAACACTAATTTATCAAACACTTTCATATCCTCGACCGAGGAGTTTTGTTTCCAGGACTTTGTCACTGACATGACTGTGTCAGGAGTCTATGGCTCAGACAAGGTGTTTCTTGACTCCCTGGGAATCGACAGCTTGAAATTTGGAGTCGCCACCACCAACCAGGTCGGCTACAGCGCATCTTTGGGACTCGGcagctcgagctctttTATTGAGGCGCTCTATAATGCTGGCCAAATTTCAAGCAGGATTGTGTCTATTTGGCTGCAGAACAATAGATCTCCTGGTAAGATCAAGTTTGGTGGCACAGACAGTTCTCTTTATTCCGGCAGCTTGACTTATGTTGACCTGATTAGTTACCAGACCGACAAGACAAATGgtaaatattttatttcacTGGACACGATTGAAACCTCATCTGGCTCTAAGCTCGCCAGTGGACAGACCGGCTATATCGACACTGCTTCTGTTCTCTCCTACGTGCCTTCTGAAGTTCTGGGACAAATAACAGACGATCTGCAAGCCAGCGTTGACCAGAACAGTGGTTTGTGGACAGTTGACTGTGGCACAATTGAGACCACTGACTTGAGCTATAAACtcgtttttggcagcacTGCTATCGAAGTCCAGGCGAATCAGCTATTTTTCCAGGAGTCCGACACCTGTTACCTGACAGTGACAGAGACTCAAATTGACGGCGTTGTTGTGTTGGGCCAGTCGTTCCTTACGAGCATTTACTTGGTGCTTGATCTAGACAAACAACAAGTTGGCTTGGCTCAGGTTGACGTGGACCAGAATGTGGTCACCAGCTGCTCTCTCTGCACTCATTCGAgcacaagcagcagcagctctttgaCTACAACTTCCACCTCTTTGTCAACaagcagcaccagcacgAGCAGCTCTAGCACCCCAAGCTCCAGTTCCAGTTCCAGTTCCAGTTCCAGTTTCAGTTCCCGCACAAGCTCTAGCTCCAGCCACAGCTCTTCAAgcttcaccagctccacaTTTTCGTCTAGCAGCACGCTGACAACAAGcacatcaacaagcttcacCTCAAGCAGTGTGGTTCCTGAGACTTCGAGCCCAGTTTCCAGCTCAAGCACCAGCTCAACCACTTCGACCTCATCAACTCCTAGCAGCACGTTTAGCAGTTCCAGCCAGTCCACATCCACTACGCCTCTTTCAACCCCAATAAGCACAAGCAGTTCGTCTATAGCCAGCACATCCAGcttcagctccagctcctcaacaCAGTCTTGCTCCGGATCATTGGTTACCACAACTTATCCCACAAGCATTTCCAGCGGCGACTGGACCACCGTCTCTGTGGTGACCAATTACGTGTGCTTCTTTGCTGTCTCCAGCTTTGAAACTACCACCGAGACCACGTGCACAATCTGCACAAGCACACCGCCAAGCCCTGAGGTTGTCACTGTCTCCAGCCACGAATCGTCTGCAACACCACAGTCGACGCTCACTTCAACGAGCAAGAACACAAGCTCCACCCTAACTATTCCAACCTCATCGACCTCTCCACGGCAGGTGACGAccgcctccagctcctctaCTTCCTCCATTTCAAGCTCCTCTACTCCTGAGAGCCACTCAAGTACGCTCGCTTCAACCTGGATCACCACCAGCactccagaaacacctAGCACCTACGAAACGACCGTGCACACCGGAAACACGGTCACGGAGACACTGAGCTGCAGCACAGAATCAGCCCCAGAAAGCACTACTGTCACTACCTCCTCTCAGACTCCATCACCTTCCACCCTTACTCCTCAAGAGGTGACATCTGTAACACCGGCCACCCAATCCACACAAACCATCACCGAAGACTGTTCCTGCTCTACCTCAGCCTACGTTTCTTCGGGAAGCACTATATTCACAGTTGTTTCTACTTACACCAGCACTTACCCTGCCCTTGTGACTCCTTCtaccagcagctctgtgcAGTCTGTTAGTAAATCACACGCACCTAGGCTGTCGTCTCTTGCAGACTACTCTTTCGTCAGCTCTTCATCTACTACACCAGCCCAAACCGTCCTGACTTTCGCAGGAGCCGGCGTGCGAAACCAGGTCAGCCTCGCTGCCATCCTCCCTGTGTTGTTTTATATTCTCTAA